In one Tepidisphaeraceae bacterium genomic region, the following are encoded:
- a CDS encoding HD domain-containing phosphohydrolase produces MNAVPIEALLQEADPTLIRLSEVIASLSYALDLTGGQPQGHASRSCLFGMRIAQQLRLPVAESSALFYGLLLKDLGCSTNASKMCYLFGADDHVTKMASKTVDIASVGPRLGYIARNVAPGGSILQKATQLTKVAMAGLNIGRELIEMRCERGAKIARDLHLPDATAVAIRALDEHWDGRGHPDGLRGDAIPLLARILGLSQTVEVFATSHGIDAAYDMAHARRGTWFDPELVDAMDAFRNDETFWRTFAREDISGAVTAFEPAEQTLAVDEPTLDRIAYGFAQVIDAKSPWTFRHSEGVSKIATGLATTMGMTANETRDIRRAGLLHDVGKLGVSNLILDKPAKLTAEETVLMRKHTGYTFHILQQVAGFRHLASLAAAHHERLDGTGYHRGLTASQLSTADRILAVADMFEALTAKRPYRPDLADDVVMDILNRNALSGGICPTVLDALKAYIANGGYQPAVVAA; encoded by the coding sequence ATGAACGCCGTACCCATCGAAGCATTGCTGCAGGAAGCCGATCCCACGCTGATTCGCCTGTCGGAGGTCATCGCGTCGCTCTCGTACGCGCTCGACCTGACCGGCGGGCAGCCGCAGGGGCACGCCAGTCGCAGTTGCCTGTTTGGCATGCGAATCGCGCAACAGCTTCGGCTGCCAGTGGCGGAGAGCTCGGCGTTGTTCTACGGGCTGCTGCTGAAGGACCTGGGCTGTTCGACCAACGCGTCGAAGATGTGCTACCTGTTCGGGGCCGACGATCACGTGACCAAGATGGCGTCGAAGACCGTCGACATCGCCAGCGTCGGCCCACGGCTGGGGTACATCGCGCGCAACGTGGCGCCGGGCGGATCGATCCTGCAGAAGGCGACGCAGCTGACGAAGGTCGCGATGGCGGGGCTGAACATCGGGCGCGAGCTGATCGAGATGCGCTGCGAGCGCGGCGCCAAGATTGCACGAGACCTGCACCTGCCCGACGCCACCGCCGTCGCGATTCGCGCACTCGATGAGCATTGGGATGGCCGCGGGCACCCGGACGGACTGCGCGGCGACGCGATCCCGCTGTTGGCGCGCATCCTGGGTCTGTCGCAGACCGTCGAGGTGTTTGCGACCTCCCACGGAATTGACGCCGCGTACGATATGGCCCACGCCCGGCGGGGCACATGGTTCGATCCTGAGTTGGTCGACGCGATGGATGCGTTTCGGAATGACGAGACGTTCTGGCGCACGTTCGCGCGCGAGGACATCAGCGGTGCCGTGACGGCGTTCGAGCCTGCGGAGCAGACGCTGGCAGTGGACGAGCCGACGCTCGACCGCATCGCGTACGGGTTCGCACAGGTCATCGACGCTAAGAGCCCGTGGACGTTCCGGCATTCGGAAGGCGTCAGCAAGATCGCCACCGGGCTGGCGACCACGATGGGGATGACCGCCAACGAGACGCGCGACATCCGACGGGCGGGGCTGCTGCACGACGTGGGGAAGCTCGGCGTGTCGAACTTGATCCTGGACAAGCCTGCGAAGCTGACGGCCGAGGAGACCGTGCTGATGCGCAAGCACACCGGCTACACCTTCCACATCCTGCAGCAGGTCGCCGGCTTCCGCCATCTGGCATCGCTGGCCGCGGCGCATCACGAGCGGCTGGATGGGACCGGTTATCACCGCGGGCTGACCGCCAGCCAGCTATCGACCGCCGACCGTATTCTGGCGGTGGCGGATATGTTCGAAGCGCTAACCGCCAAACGGCCGTACCGCCCGGATTTGGCGGATGACGTGGTGATGGACATCCTCAACCGCAACGCCCTCAGCGGCGGCATCTGCCCGACGGTGCTGGACGCGTTGAAGGCCTACATCGCCAACGGTGGCTACCAGCCGGCCGTTGTGGCGGCGTAG
- a CDS encoding ABC transporter permease, with amino-acid sequence MSLATPPTPPPTSTPIATPPATGLATAAIDRKKDVARLSQWQLIRINFAKHKLAVWSLNLLVLLYAVAAFSEFVAPSTSQHSDLAHQYCPPQLPRWNWEHGLHAREMRQHLDPVTLRRTYTESPDDVIPLGFFVKGQSYELWGLVNAERHLFGAKPAPDGTPRNVYFMGADRYGRDLLSRIVYGARISLSVGLIGIAFTFVFGMAIGGVSGYIGGRADTVIQRVIEVINALPQLPLWIALGAMMPTDWSPLTGYFAITIALSLLGWTGLARVVRGKILSLREEDYAMAARLLGASHTRILARHLLPGFTSHIIVALSLSVPGMILGETSLSFLGLGLRPPIVSWGVLLQDCMDVQAVRYYPWLLTPVLTIVATVLCFNFVGDGLRDAADPYASR; translated from the coding sequence ATGAGCCTCGCCACGCCCCCCACCCCACCGCCGACCTCCACCCCGATCGCCACCCCGCCGGCCACCGGTCTAGCGACGGCGGCGATCGACCGTAAGAAGGACGTTGCGCGGCTGAGCCAGTGGCAGTTGATCCGCATCAACTTCGCCAAGCACAAGTTGGCCGTCTGGTCGCTGAACCTGCTGGTGTTGCTATACGCCGTGGCGGCGTTCAGCGAGTTCGTCGCGCCGTCGACCTCGCAGCACAGCGACCTCGCCCATCAGTATTGCCCGCCGCAACTGCCGCGCTGGAACTGGGAACACGGCCTGCACGCGCGCGAGATGCGCCAGCACCTGGACCCGGTCACCCTGCGTCGCACTTATACCGAGTCGCCGGATGACGTGATCCCGCTCGGCTTCTTCGTAAAGGGCCAGTCGTACGAGCTTTGGGGCTTGGTCAACGCCGAACGGCATCTTTTCGGGGCCAAGCCCGCGCCCGACGGCACGCCGCGCAACGTTTACTTCATGGGCGCCGACCGCTACGGCCGCGATCTGCTGAGCCGCATCGTGTACGGGGCGCGCATCTCGCTGTCGGTCGGACTGATCGGCATCGCGTTCACGTTCGTGTTCGGCATGGCGATCGGTGGCGTCTCCGGCTACATCGGCGGGCGGGCTGACACGGTCATCCAGCGCGTGATCGAGGTCATCAACGCCTTGCCGCAGCTGCCCCTCTGGATCGCATTGGGCGCGATGATGCCGACCGACTGGTCGCCGTTGACCGGTTACTTTGCGATCACCATCGCGCTGAGCCTGCTCGGCTGGACCGGCCTGGCCCGCGTGGTGCGCGGCAAGATCCTCTCGCTGCGCGAGGAGGACTACGCCATGGCCGCCCGCCTGCTGGGCGCCAGCCATACGCGCATCCTGGCCCGCCACCTGCTGCCGGGCTTTACCAGCCACATCATCGTAGCGCTGAGCCTGAGCGTGCCCGGCATGATCCTCGGCGAAACTTCGCTGAGCTTTCTGGGCCTGGGCCTGCGTCCGCCGATCGTGAGCTGGGGCGTGCTGCTGCAGGATTGCATGGACGTGCAGGCCGTGCGCTACTACCCCTGGCTGTTGACGCCCGTGCTGACGATCGTGGCGACCGTGCTCTGCTTCAACTTCGTCGGCGATGGCCTCCGCGACGCGGCCGACCCTTACGCGTCGCGGTAG
- a CDS encoding FAD-dependent oxidoreductase has product MKPRDGITRPNWYDTASVPQFTPPPPGETHADVVIVGAGISGLTTAYLLAKEGQRVIVLDEGPIASGQTGRTSAHLASENDDRFYEIERMFGEAGAKVAYESHAAAIDLIEQIARDEKIDCDFARVPAYLFSLPTDPPDILERETAAAHRAGLTDAQRFERITLCGYETGPCIRFGNQGRFHPLKYIAGLAQAAERLGVQIYTGCRVTDVSGANPSKGEPVRATIDTGGPTVTANAAVVATNTPSPINDWLGIYTKQAAYRTYMVGLRVRRGLIDDALYWDTGDPYHYVRLQGQGIDDDYDVLLVGGEDHKTGQMPPGAIPFKKLEDWAREKFPMVEDVVYRWSGQVQEPSDALGYIGRAPTKGQNVFVITGDSGMGLTHGTLGAKLVTDLIRGRENPWTETYDPTRKPTHSLGEYVSENLNTAAQYVDLVTGSDVPNEEAIAPNSGAVMRDGLSKTAVHRDNLGQIHKCSALCTHLKGVVQWNEIEQTWDCPAHGSRFDPKGKVVMGPAVDDLPKA; this is encoded by the coding sequence ATGAAACCCCGCGACGGCATCACCCGGCCCAACTGGTACGACACCGCCTCCGTCCCGCAGTTCACCCCGCCGCCGCCCGGCGAAACGCACGCCGACGTCGTCATCGTGGGCGCCGGCATCTCCGGCCTGACGACCGCTTACCTGCTCGCCAAAGAGGGCCAGCGCGTGATCGTGCTGGACGAGGGCCCCATCGCCTCCGGCCAGACCGGCCGCACCAGCGCCCACTTGGCCAGCGAGAACGACGACCGTTTCTACGAGATCGAACGAATGTTCGGCGAGGCCGGCGCCAAGGTCGCCTACGAGTCGCACGCGGCCGCGATCGACCTGATCGAACAGATCGCGCGCGACGAGAAAATCGACTGCGACTTTGCGCGCGTGCCCGCGTACCTCTTTTCCCTGCCGACCGACCCGCCGGACATTCTCGAGCGCGAGACCGCCGCCGCCCACCGCGCGGGGCTGACGGATGCTCAGCGGTTCGAGCGCATCACGCTCTGCGGCTACGAGACGGGCCCGTGCATTCGCTTCGGCAACCAGGGGCGATTTCACCCGCTGAAGTACATCGCCGGTTTAGCTCAGGCGGCCGAGCGACTTGGGGTGCAGATCTACACCGGTTGCCGCGTGACCGACGTCAGCGGCGCCAACCCGTCCAAGGGCGAGCCGGTGCGTGCCACGATCGACACCGGTGGCCCCACCGTCACCGCCAACGCCGCCGTCGTCGCCACCAACACGCCATCGCCCATCAACGACTGGCTCGGCATCTACACGAAGCAAGCCGCCTACCGCACCTACATGGTCGGCCTGCGCGTTCGCCGCGGCCTGATCGACGACGCGCTCTACTGGGACACCGGCGACCCCTACCACTACGTTCGCCTGCAGGGCCAGGGCATCGACGACGACTACGACGTGCTGCTGGTGGGCGGCGAGGACCACAAGACGGGCCAGATGCCGCCGGGCGCCATTCCATTCAAGAAACTGGAGGACTGGGCGCGCGAGAAGTTCCCGATGGTCGAAGACGTCGTCTACCGCTGGTCCGGCCAGGTGCAGGAGCCGAGCGATGCGCTCGGCTACATCGGACGTGCGCCGACGAAGGGGCAGAACGTCTTCGTCATCACCGGCGACAGCGGCATGGGCCTCACCCACGGCACGCTCGGCGCCAAACTCGTCACCGACCTCATTCGCGGCCGCGAGAACCCGTGGACGGAGACCTACGACCCCACGCGCAAGCCCACCCACAGCCTCGGCGAATACGTCAGCGAGAACCTGAACACCGCCGCCCAATACGTCGACCTGGTCACCGGTAGCGATGTGCCGAACGAGGAAGCAATCGCGCCCAACAGCGGCGCCGTGATGCGCGACGGCCTGTCGAAGACGGCCGTCCATCGCGACAACCTTGGACAGATCCATAAGTGCTCGGCACTCTGCACGCACCTGAAGGGCGTCGTCCAGTGGAACGAGATCGAGCAAACCTGGGACTGCCCCGCCCACGGCAGCCGATTCGACCCGAAGGGGAAAGTCGTCATGGGCCCAGCGGTGGATGATCTGCCGAAGGCATAG
- a CDS encoding SDR family oxidoreductase, whose translation MRRHHNASSSSFLRSAVITLGAAAIAAEGAKLLARRGRRLDLDGKVVLITGGSRGLGLVMARQLAERGAKLAICARDADELSRAEAELSAVAPAVLAVPCDVAVPEQLANLVDRVRNELGSIDVLINNASQLIVAPAAHQQEADYRTMLDTTFWAAYRLTELVLPDMRANGGGRIVNISSIGGLIPAPHMASYVAGKHALTGYSRAMRNELARENILVTTVHPGLVRTGSPRNVTVRGNAPAEYAWFKISDSLPFTSMSAERAASNIIDALVHGDADLTLTLSAKLGATVQQLFPNFAAFAGDLMNRALPDPIDATGDRPVKGRDAETPLSRSVLGRLTDQAAVRNNERA comes from the coding sequence ATGCGACGCCACCACAACGCTTCCTCGTCTTCCTTCCTGCGATCTGCCGTCATCACGCTCGGCGCCGCCGCGATCGCGGCGGAAGGGGCCAAGCTCCTGGCCCGGCGCGGGCGGCGGCTCGATTTGGACGGCAAGGTCGTGCTGATCACCGGTGGCTCGCGCGGCCTGGGGCTGGTGATGGCCCGCCAACTGGCCGAGCGCGGCGCGAAGCTGGCAATCTGCGCGCGCGATGCGGATGAACTGTCGCGCGCGGAGGCGGAACTGTCGGCCGTGGCGCCGGCAGTACTCGCGGTGCCGTGCGACGTCGCAGTGCCGGAGCAGTTGGCCAACCTGGTCGATCGCGTGCGGAACGAACTGGGTTCCATCGACGTGCTGATCAACAACGCATCGCAGCTGATCGTGGCCCCGGCGGCGCACCAGCAGGAGGCCGACTACCGCACGATGCTCGACACCACGTTCTGGGCCGCGTATCGGCTGACCGAGCTGGTGCTGCCCGACATGCGCGCCAACGGCGGAGGCCGAATCGTGAACATCAGCTCGATCGGTGGCTTAATACCAGCGCCACACATGGCGTCGTACGTCGCGGGCAAGCATGCGCTGACCGGCTACTCGCGCGCCATGCGCAACGAGCTGGCCCGCGAGAACATCCTCGTGACGACCGTGCACCCCGGCCTGGTGCGCACCGGCAGCCCGCGCAACGTGACGGTGCGTGGCAATGCGCCGGCGGAGTACGCGTGGTTCAAGATCAGTGATTCGCTACCGTTCACCAGCATGTCGGCAGAACGCGCCGCGTCGAACATCATCGACGCGCTGGTCCACGGCGACGCCGACCTCACGCTCACGCTGTCGGCCAAACTCGGGGCGACCGTCCAACAGCTGTTCCCCAACTTCGCCGCGTTCGCCGGCGACCTGATGAACCGCGCCCTGCCCGACCCCATCGACGCCACCGGCGACCGCCCCGTGAAGGGCCGCGACGCCGAGACCCCGCTCTCGCGATCGGTGCTGGGTCGGCTGACGGATCAGGCCGCGGTGCGGAACAACGAACGTGCCTGA
- a CDS encoding ABC transporter ATP-binding protein — translation MADPTDNVLSVRDLRVVFSGIQGETQAVRGVSFDLPRGKTLALVGESGSGKSVTSYSILRLIQPPGRIAGGQILFRSKDGSAPIDIAKLDAKSDALYQIRGDKISMIFQEPMTALSPVHTIGNQVTEAIRLHRKVTQKEADDIAADMLTRVGITEVRRRLKQYPFEFSGGMRQRVVIAMALVCRPEILIADEPTTALDVTVQAQILRLINELREQLNTSVLFITHDLGVVAQVADEVAVMKHGRIVERAGVRDLFRNPMHPYTKQLLAAVSLEKPADPISPAACDIDLPPITGWQFDEPDHAATPELHTIDGTRHLLLWPTQEVQERSV, via the coding sequence ATGGCCGACCCAACCGACAACGTCCTTTCCGTTCGCGACCTGCGGGTGGTTTTCAGTGGCATTCAGGGTGAGACGCAGGCGGTGCGCGGCGTCAGCTTCGACCTGCCTCGCGGCAAGACGCTGGCACTGGTCGGTGAGAGCGGGTCGGGCAAGAGCGTCACGAGTTACTCGATCCTGCGCCTCATCCAGCCACCCGGACGGATCGCCGGGGGGCAGATCTTGTTCCGGTCGAAGGACGGCAGCGCGCCGATCGATATTGCGAAGCTGGATGCCAAGAGCGACGCGCTCTACCAGATTCGCGGCGACAAGATCAGCATGATCTTTCAGGAACCGATGACCGCCCTGTCACCCGTGCACACGATCGGCAACCAGGTCACCGAGGCGATCCGCCTGCACCGCAAGGTGACCCAGAAGGAGGCCGACGACATCGCCGCCGACATGCTGACGCGCGTGGGCATCACCGAGGTGCGCCGCCGGCTGAAGCAGTATCCGTTCGAGTTCAGCGGCGGCATGCGGCAGCGCGTGGTCATCGCGATGGCGCTGGTCTGCCGACCGGAAATCCTGATCGCCGACGAGCCGACCACCGCGCTCGACGTCACCGTGCAGGCGCAGATCCTGCGGTTGATCAACGAGCTGCGCGAGCAGCTGAACACGAGCGTGCTGTTCATCACCCACGACCTCGGCGTGGTCGCGCAGGTGGCCGACGAGGTGGCCGTGATGAAGCACGGACGCATCGTCGAACGCGCAGGCGTGCGCGATCTGTTCCGCAACCCGATGCACCCGTACACGAAGCAGTTGCTGGCAGCGGTGTCGCTTGAAAAGCCCGCGGACCCCATATCGCCAGCAGCGTGCGACATCGATTTGCCGCCCATCACCGGTTGGCAGTTCGACGAGCCCGACCACGCCGCCACCCCCGAGTTGCACACGATCGACGGCACGCGGCACCTGCTGCTGTGGCCCACCCAGGAAGTGCAGGAGCGATCGGTATGA
- a CDS encoding ATP-binding cassette domain-containing protein — protein sequence MTTMTTPAAPPLHSNRHAGDDPLLLRVRNLSKHYGSAKSGNLMKALDDVTFNVARGETLGIVGESGSGKTTCARAVLRAVDPTAGEALFNNRGRTVDLAKLSHRQLKPLRQEMQMVFQDPFASLNPRMTVGDIIAEPLVIHGIGSKAERRDRVAAMLERVGLIPDHASRYPHAFSGGQRQRVGIARALIMRPALLVADEAVSALDVCVRARVLELLRELRAEFGLTMMFVSHDLSVIRHICDRVMVMYRGRIMEMGDVEQVFNNPQHAYTKVLLSAIPHPDPDRKMQPLTVESLTPEQLQPLPMMG from the coding sequence ATGACGACGATGACCACCCCCGCCGCCCCGCCGCTGCACAGCAACCGCCACGCCGGCGACGACCCGCTGCTGCTGCGCGTACGCAACCTCAGCAAGCACTACGGCAGCGCCAAATCCGGCAACCTGATGAAGGCGCTCGACGACGTCACGTTCAACGTCGCGCGCGGCGAGACACTCGGCATCGTCGGTGAGAGCGGCTCGGGCAAGACCACCTGCGCCCGCGCTGTCCTGCGTGCCGTCGATCCCACCGCTGGCGAGGCGCTTTTCAACAACCGCGGCCGCACGGTCGACCTGGCAAAGCTGTCGCACCGGCAGCTCAAGCCGTTGCGCCAGGAGATGCAGATGGTCTTCCAGGACCCGTTCGCCTCGCTGAACCCCCGCATGACGGTCGGCGACATCATCGCCGAGCCGCTGGTCATCCACGGCATCGGCAGCAAGGCCGAACGGCGCGACCGCGTGGCGGCGATGCTCGAGCGCGTCGGTTTGATTCCCGACCATGCCAGCCGATACCCCCACGCGTTCAGCGGCGGACAGCGGCAGCGCGTCGGCATCGCCCGCGCGCTAATCATGCGTCCCGCCCTGCTCGTGGCCGACGAGGCCGTCAGCGCGCTCGACGTCTGCGTGCGCGCCCGCGTGCTCGAACTGCTGCGCGAGCTGCGGGCCGAGTTCGGCCTGACCATGATGTTCGTCAGCCACGACCTCAGCGTCATCCGCCACATCTGCGACCGCGTAATGGTCATGTACCGCGGCCGTATCATGGAGATGGGCGACGTCGAACAGGTCTTCAACAACCCCCAGCACGCCTACACGAAGGTGCTGCTGTCGGCCATCCCGCACCCCGACCCCGACCGCAAGATGCAGCCGCTGACGGTGGAATCGCTGACGCCCGAACAGCTTCAGCCACTGCCGATGATGGGCTGA